Proteins from a genomic interval of Chroococcidiopsis thermalis PCC 7203:
- a CDS encoding calcium-binding protein: MCGGRENDSLYGGGGNDVLKGGDGSDALHGGGGDNSLYGDSGNDYLFGQDGSDALHGGNENDLLHGDGGNDVLEGDNGDDTLVGADGNDTMSGGKGNDTLSGGAGNDRLKDTQGNNILYGDAGDDELRAGHGDDKLDGDSGNDILIAGAGDDRLNGGTGDDVLQGGSGVDRFYLSSDRDIIQDFQDGRDLLGLLTTIDGPPLSFSDLDIVQVGQNLEIRWKLEGLNDVGSQTHVIILEGIQASQITVDDFVQITP; encoded by the coding sequence ATCTGTGGTGGGCGAGAAAATGACTCCCTCTATGGAGGTGGAGGTAACGATGTCTTAAAAGGAGGCGATGGCAGCGATGCCTTACACGGAGGTGGAGGGGATAATTCTCTATACGGTGACAGTGGGAATGATTATTTATTTGGTCAGGATGGCAGCGATGCTTTACACGGAGGTAATGAGAACGATCTTCTGCATGGGGATGGGGGCAACGATGTATTAGAAGGGGACAACGGCGACGATACCCTAGTTGGTGCTGATGGCAACGATACGATGAGCGGCGGCAAAGGCAACGATACTCTCAGTGGTGGTGCGGGTAACGATCGCTTAAAAGACACTCAAGGCAACAACATTCTCTACGGCGACGCTGGCGATGATGAGTTGCGTGCAGGTCATGGAGATGACAAACTTGATGGCGATTCGGGTAACGATATCTTGATTGCTGGAGCAGGTGACGATCGCTTGAATGGGGGTACGGGCGACGATGTACTCCAAGGTGGTTCCGGGGTCGATCGCTTCTATTTGAGTAGCGATCGCGATATCATCCAAGACTTTCAGGATGGTCGAGATTTATTGGGGCTACTGACAACGATCGATGGTCCTCCTCTCAGTTTCAGCGACCTTGATATTGTTCAAGTTGGGCAGAATCTTGAAATTCGCTGGAAGCTTGAAGGGTTGAACGATGTAGGAAGTCAGACGCACGTAATTATTCTCGAAGGGATTCAAGCTAGTCAAATTACAGTTGATGATTTTGTGCAAATAACACCCTAA
- a CDS encoding peptidylprolyl isomerase: MAQEFQLNSIIPTQEIPSLLSRYQLLPQLMRGIAIDRAIAPYFCTEAERQQAIEQFERHYHINDSESRAAWLKRAGMSEAQMAEVAVRSLLIEKFKQDTWGAKVESYFMSRKAAFDQVIFSLLRTTDGLLAQEIYFRILEGEQTFAEMAQQYSKGSEANTAGVIGPVPLSQLNPTLAKILSIGQPGQLWRPTRIENWFTIVRLEKLLPAQLDANMRQRLLNEMFETWLNEQIQQLEPLQFSWS; encoded by the coding sequence ATGGCACAAGAGTTTCAATTAAACAGCATCATTCCCACTCAAGAAATTCCGTCTCTATTGAGTCGCTATCAATTGCTACCGCAGTTGATGCGGGGAATTGCGATCGATCGCGCGATCGCTCCTTATTTTTGTACCGAAGCCGAACGCCAACAAGCAATCGAGCAGTTTGAGAGACATTATCACATAAACGATTCAGAGTCAAGAGCAGCTTGGTTAAAAAGAGCTGGCATGAGTGAAGCACAGATGGCAGAAGTCGCCGTGCGATCGCTCCTGATTGAGAAGTTCAAACAAGATACTTGGGGTGCAAAGGTCGAGTCTTATTTTATGAGTCGCAAAGCAGCCTTCGACCAAGTTATTTTTTCCTTGCTGCGGACAACAGACGGTTTGCTGGCACAAGAAATTTACTTTCGCATCCTCGAAGGGGAACAAACCTTTGCTGAAATGGCACAACAATACTCCAAAGGATCGGAGGCAAACACAGCCGGAGTCATCGGACCCGTGCCATTAAGCCAACTCAATCCGACTCTTGCCAAAATTCTTTCCATCGGTCAACCAGGGCAGCTTTGGCGACCGACTCGGATCGAAAACTGGTTTACAATTGTCCGACTGGAAAAGTTGCTACCAGCTCAATTAGACGCAAATATGCGGCAGCGTTTGCTCAACGAAATGTTTGAAACCTGGTTGAACGAACAAATTCAGCAGCTCGAACCATTGCAATTTTCTTGGTCTTAG
- a CDS encoding peptidase domain-containing ABC transporter translates to MTATISSSQFQAFLAQTNLFHPLPATTLQELATKCHLWRYRIGQPLLVREKMPTQVLVIYQGTARLIGYDRRQQSPVSLGLVEPKTVLGWAGLIRNIPCETAIASTEVICIAIPAADFLASLSAEPTFAQHVKAQFSPAELCELLSLELQRRADSATKLKDLVFQLSPSVEVLNLAPGQADGTRLRGDRTWLISSGAEAIVGNRFELNGSAPTITEPGVRLLGVKLPQEIERTMPVVLAPTDLEVPYAPEQPPVAPATNTKSVKYPFVRGQGEISAAMACFQMLCQYLGVSWRRDTVRRVLENQQKSLGTISLQSCGAIAEMLGMSAQLIQVPSKAIARIKTPALIRYHDSLAILYACDDKELTLAVPEIGIHRQTPADFARAWGEGGQVLLLQARPGEKTERFSLRWFLPAIAHHRGVLIEVLIASFFVQLFGLANPLVTQVIIDQVLVNGALDTLNVLGILLLGVALFEALLTGVRTYLFVDTTNRIDIALGSEVIDRLLRLPLSYFDRRRVGELASRINELENIRQFLTGTALTVVLDAVFSVIYIAVMLFYSWILTLVALATVPVFALLTIFVAPIVRKQLRVKAERYADTQSYLVEVVSGIQTVKAQNIELKSRWHWYERYARYISAGFNTVVTSTTASSVSGFFNKFSGLLLLWVGAYLVISQQLTLGQLIAFRIISSYTTSPLLRLIQLWQNFQETALSIERLGDILDAHPEVDEANRAQLPMPEIEGAVKFDGVSFRFGNSGVFQLTNVNLEFPAGTFVGIVGQSGSGKSTLTKLLPRLYEPTTGTIQIDNYDISKVELYSLRRQIGMVLQDTLLFNGTVQENIALTNPEASSEQIIAAAKIAVAHDFIMSLPNGYNTNVGERGSALSGGQRQRIAIARTVLQNPKLLILDEATSALDYDSERQVCQNLAEAFHSRTVFFITHRLATVKNADAILVMDKGVVVEQGTHQQLMALRGRYFCLYQQQESQL, encoded by the coding sequence ATGACAGCTACTATTTCTAGCTCTCAATTTCAGGCATTTCTCGCTCAAACAAATTTATTCCATCCGCTGCCAGCAACGACTTTACAGGAATTAGCAACGAAATGTCACTTGTGGCGCTATCGGATCGGGCAACCGCTACTCGTGCGGGAAAAAATGCCGACGCAGGTGTTAGTTATCTACCAAGGGACTGCTAGATTAATCGGCTACGATCGCCGCCAGCAAAGCCCCGTAAGTTTGGGTTTAGTCGAACCGAAAACCGTCTTGGGGTGGGCGGGTTTAATTCGCAACATTCCCTGTGAAACCGCGATCGCCTCTACGGAAGTCATTTGTATTGCGATTCCCGCCGCCGACTTTTTAGCAAGTCTTTCAGCCGAACCGACTTTTGCCCAACACGTCAAAGCGCAATTTTCTCCTGCGGAATTGTGCGAACTCTTGAGTTTAGAACTCCAACGTCGCGCCGACAGTGCCACGAAACTGAAAGACTTGGTATTTCAACTAAGTCCGTCCGTCGAGGTACTGAATTTAGCCCCAGGGCAAGCAGATGGGACGCGATTGCGTGGCGATCGCACTTGGCTGATTAGTAGTGGAGCGGAGGCGATTGTCGGCAACCGTTTCGAGCTGAACGGTTCAGCCCCCACAATTACAGAGCCAGGCGTGCGGCTGCTGGGCGTGAAATTACCCCAGGAAATCGAACGAACTATGCCCGTCGTACTTGCTCCTACCGATCTAGAAGTTCCCTACGCCCCAGAACAACCCCCAGTAGCCCCAGCAACCAACACCAAATCCGTTAAATATCCCTTCGTGCGCGGACAGGGAGAAATTAGCGCGGCGATGGCTTGCTTCCAAATGTTGTGTCAATATTTGGGCGTATCGTGGCGACGGGACACGGTGCGGCGGGTATTGGAAAATCAACAGAAATCTCTCGGAACAATTTCTTTGCAAAGCTGCGGCGCGATCGCCGAGATGTTGGGCATGAGCGCCCAATTAATTCAAGTCCCCAGCAAAGCGATCGCGCGGATCAAAACTCCTGCTTTAATTCGCTATCACGATAGCTTGGCAATTCTCTACGCCTGCGACGACAAAGAACTGACGCTTGCCGTTCCCGAAATCGGGATTCACCGTCAAACCCCTGCCGATTTTGCCCGTGCTTGGGGCGAGGGAGGGCAAGTATTGCTGTTACAAGCGCGTCCGGGGGAAAAGACGGAAAGATTTAGCTTGCGCTGGTTTTTACCGGCGATCGCCCACCATCGCGGCGTATTGATCGAAGTTTTGATCGCGTCATTTTTCGTGCAGCTATTTGGTTTAGCCAATCCCCTCGTTACGCAAGTCATCATCGACCAAGTTTTGGTCAACGGTGCTTTGGATACATTAAACGTCCTGGGAATTTTGTTGCTTGGGGTAGCGCTATTTGAAGCCTTGCTCACGGGAGTCAGAACTTATTTATTTGTCGATACCACCAACCGCATCGACATCGCTTTGGGTTCGGAAGTGATCGATCGCCTGCTACGTCTACCTTTAAGTTATTTCGATCGCCGTCGTGTCGGGGAATTAGCCTCAAGGATCAACGAGTTAGAAAATATCCGCCAATTCCTCACGGGGACTGCTCTGACAGTTGTATTAGATGCCGTGTTCTCGGTGATCTACATCGCTGTGATGCTCTTTTACAGTTGGATACTGACACTTGTAGCCCTGGCAACAGTTCCAGTCTTTGCCCTGTTGACAATTTTCGTCGCGCCCATCGTCCGCAAACAACTACGGGTGAAAGCAGAACGCTACGCCGATACTCAGTCTTATTTAGTAGAAGTTGTTTCGGGAATTCAAACAGTCAAAGCGCAAAACATCGAACTTAAATCGCGCTGGCACTGGTACGAACGCTACGCCCGTTACATCAGCGCTGGGTTTAATACCGTGGTGACTTCCACTACGGCAAGTTCGGTGAGCGGATTTTTCAATAAGTTTTCTGGGCTATTACTGTTGTGGGTTGGGGCATATTTGGTGATTTCCCAACAATTAACCCTGGGACAATTGATTGCCTTTCGGATCATTTCTAGCTACACCACCAGTCCCTTATTGCGGTTGATTCAACTGTGGCAAAACTTCCAAGAAACTGCTTTATCGATCGAGCGTTTGGGTGATATTCTCGACGCACACCCAGAAGTAGACGAGGCAAACCGGGCGCAACTGCCAATGCCTGAAATTGAAGGGGCAGTCAAATTTGATGGCGTGTCTTTTCGCTTTGGCAACAGCGGTGTGTTTCAACTGACTAATGTAAATCTAGAATTTCCTGCGGGTACGTTTGTCGGGATTGTCGGGCAGAGTGGTTCGGGTAAGAGTACCCTAACGAAGTTGTTACCGCGTCTGTACGAACCGACGACAGGGACGATTCAAATTGACAATTACGATATCAGCAAAGTTGAGTTGTATTCCCTGCGACGACAAATCGGCATGGTGTTACAGGACACATTGTTATTTAACGGCACGGTGCAAGAAAATATTGCTCTAACGAATCCAGAAGCGAGTTCAGAGCAAATTATTGCCGCTGCGAAAATTGCCGTCGCCCACGACTTTATTATGTCTTTACCCAACGGTTACAACACCAACGTTGGGGAACGGGGTTCGGCACTGTCGGGGGGACAGAGACAAAGGATTGCGATCGCCCGTACGGTACTACAAAATCCCAAATTGCTGATTTTGGACGAAGCCACCAGCGCCCTCGATTACGATTCGGAACGGCAGGTTTGTCAGAATTTGGCAGAAGCATTTCACTCGCGCACCGTATTTTTCATTACCCACCGTCTCGCCACAGTCAAAAATGCCGATGCGATCTTGGTGATGGATAAAGGCGTGGTGGTAGAACAAGGCACTCACCAACAATTAATGGCTTTGAGAGGACGTTATTTCTGTCTCTACCAACAACAGGAATCGCAACTGTAA
- a CDS encoding HlyD family efflux transporter periplasmic adaptor subunit: MNTEPLAKSEEQFLNSSVVLNRPALWSHLFIWLIVGATTSAIAWATFAKLDQTVVATGKLEPLGAVKEIQAPTGGVVREIHVQDGQSVKKDQLLVTLDPTSPQADLDSLTKVRSSLVQENQFYDQAINSSKPVISGSADLVSLLKLRADLMSENRYFQNVLKGGNIASGETTDFANNQSQLLTASQNEIQSRVEAARKQVQELEKQRSQTAKELATAKQILKVNNQILKRITPLATGEGAISQIQYERQQQEVITKQGEVDRLTAEQQKLAISIDRAKEELQNTIATSAKEVHSKIAENHKKIAEIDSQLSQKRLENKTKLAEIDAQISKAVQSVKYQQLKSPVNGTVFDLQPRAAGFVIGDTKPILKIVPNDNLVASVYLTNRDIGFVREGMKVEVRVDSFPSTEFGTLKGKITWVGSDALAPTQERQYYAFPARIQLESQNLSVNGRPISLQSGMGVNAGIIIRKRSVMSILTDLFDKQVRSVESIR; this comes from the coding sequence ATGAATACCGAACCGCTAGCTAAATCTGAGGAACAATTTTTAAATTCATCAGTAGTACTTAACCGTCCTGCTTTGTGGTCGCATTTGTTTATTTGGCTGATTGTTGGCGCGACAACTTCGGCGATCGCCTGGGCAACATTTGCTAAACTCGATCAAACTGTAGTCGCAACGGGTAAATTAGAGCCGTTAGGGGCAGTTAAAGAAATTCAAGCTCCCACGGGGGGAGTGGTACGAGAAATTCACGTTCAAGACGGTCAGAGCGTGAAAAAAGATCAGCTTTTAGTCACTTTAGACCCGACTTCACCTCAAGCTGACTTAGATTCTCTCACAAAAGTTCGCTCTAGTTTAGTACAAGAAAATCAGTTTTACGACCAGGCAATTAATAGTAGTAAACCTGTAATTTCTGGAAGTGCCGATCTGGTTTCTCTACTGAAGTTACGCGCCGATTTGATGTCGGAAAATCGCTATTTTCAAAATGTTTTAAAGGGTGGTAATATTGCTTCTGGAGAAACGACGGATTTTGCAAATAATCAAAGTCAATTATTGACAGCCAGTCAAAATGAAATTCAATCGAGAGTTGAGGCAGCGCGGAAGCAAGTTCAAGAATTAGAAAAACAGCGATCGCAGACTGCCAAAGAGCTAGCAACGGCAAAGCAAATTCTTAAGGTCAACAACCAAATTTTAAAGCGAATTACTCCCTTGGCAACTGGAGAAGGGGCAATTTCTCAAATTCAATACGAACGCCAGCAACAGGAAGTTATTACCAAACAAGGAGAGGTCGATCGCCTAACAGCCGAACAACAAAAGCTAGCAATTTCTATCGATCGAGCTAAGGAAGAATTACAAAATACAATTGCCACCTCAGCGAAAGAAGTTCATAGTAAAATTGCCGAAAATCATAAAAAAATAGCGGAGATTGATAGTCAATTAAGCCAAAAGCGATTGGAAAATAAGACAAAATTAGCAGAAATTGACGCGCAAATTAGTAAAGCCGTACAATCTGTCAAATATCAGCAGCTTAAATCTCCAGTGAATGGAACTGTATTTGACTTGCAGCCTCGTGCGGCGGGTTTTGTGATTGGCGATACAAAACCAATTTTAAAAATCGTTCCCAACGATAATTTAGTTGCTTCGGTATATCTGACAAATCGAGATATCGGCTTCGTGCGCGAGGGAATGAAAGTGGAAGTGCGAGTCGATTCCTTTCCCTCAACAGAATTCGGTACACTCAAAGGAAAAATTACTTGGGTTGGTTCCGATGCTTTAGCACCAACTCAAGAGCGGCAATACTACGCTTTTCCTGCCAGAATTCAATTAGAATCGCAAAATTTATCGGTGAATGGCAGACCAATTTCCTTACAATCTGGGATGGGAGTCAATGCTGGGATTATTATTCGCAAGCGATCGGTTATGAGTATTTTGACCGATTTATTTGACAAGCAAGTCAGAAGTGTAGAGTCGATTCGGTAG
- a CDS encoding rhodanese-related sulfurtransferase, which produces MTQVIATFYKFVSLPDCAEIREPLLSYCLSQGVKGTILLAEEGINGTIAAASRSLIDSLFAFLGSDPRLADLEYKLSRAEAPPFERMKVKLKREIVTIGIPEADPSQQVGTYVNPQDWNAIISDPEVVVIDTRNDYEVKIGSFQRAQNPQTQSFRQFPEYVRQHLNPDQHKKVAMFCTGGIRCEKASSFMLSQGFQEVYHLKGGILKYLEEVPSEESLWQGECFVFDERVAVQQGLVPGNYEMCRSCGHPLSELDKQSEKYEEGISCPDCFDTLTEEKRSRQQEKLKQGVGSRELRKQGQER; this is translated from the coding sequence ATGACTCAGGTTATCGCCACATTTTATAAGTTTGTCAGCTTACCAGACTGCGCCGAAATACGCGAACCGTTACTGTCTTACTGCCTGTCTCAAGGGGTGAAAGGGACAATTCTACTCGCAGAGGAGGGAATTAATGGCACAATTGCAGCTGCTTCCCGAAGTTTAATTGATTCCCTATTTGCTTTTCTCGGCTCCGATCCGCGTCTGGCAGACTTAGAGTACAAGTTATCACGTGCTGAAGCACCCCCATTCGAGCGGATGAAGGTGAAGTTGAAGCGGGAAATCGTCACCATTGGAATACCGGAAGCAGATCCGAGTCAGCAAGTCGGTACTTATGTCAACCCTCAAGACTGGAACGCAATTATTAGCGATCCTGAAGTCGTTGTGATTGACACCCGCAATGATTATGAAGTAAAAATTGGAAGTTTCCAAAGAGCGCAAAATCCACAAACTCAGTCTTTTCGCCAATTTCCTGAATACGTGCGTCAACATCTCAATCCCGACCAACATAAAAAGGTAGCAATGTTTTGTACGGGAGGAATTCGCTGTGAAAAAGCTTCGTCGTTTATGCTGTCTCAAGGATTTCAGGAAGTCTATCATCTTAAAGGTGGAATTTTAAAATATCTAGAGGAAGTTCCATCTGAAGAAAGTTTGTGGCAAGGAGAGTGTTTTGTATTTGACGAACGGGTAGCTGTACAACAAGGTTTAGTACCAGGTAATTATGAAATGTGTCGTAGTTGCGGACACCCACTTTCGGAATTAGATAAACAATCTGAAAAGTACGAAGAGGGAATTTCTTGTCCTGATTGCTTTGATACTCTTACCGAGGAGAAGAGAAGCCGCCAGCAAGAAAAGTTGAAACAGGGAGTCGGGAGTCGGGAGTTGCGGAAGCAGGGACAAGAGAGATAA